In 'Nostoc azollae' 0708, the following are encoded in one genomic region:
- a CDS encoding BamA/OMP85 family outer membrane protein: MRVSSAVILTLATLAASNVTQQANALPNQTTNPEAQTETGTDVVVLPFVETQPAQTEVVTSPETTCAVEFSSQSVLIPNNVNNINKNLITDNDLVVIATNVEIVGANPELEQVIRKVIKTQTGGETSQTQVQKDVVAILDTGLFASANVSSISTSSGLNITYQVQPVLVQAIQLSGVKILTYQVALKNFKNQIGKDISPAALQQIVQKINQWYIENGYTLARVLSIQPNRQGILIVNVAEGLIGDVKFRFVNEEGQKVDNNGNPIQGRTKNDFLRQKLKLKPGKVFQDKLVQDDVQTLYKLGLFKTVNFAFEEDATKVDLTYELQEVGARSVNLGGGYNADDGISVVVSYKDQNVGGVNDTLAANVEVNRQDVLFNSNFNSPYREINPNRLGYNVKAFRRRQISHTFDDTISLANGEKVREGKIGGSVSVQQQIDGWDTSVGLNYTRVTIRDHEGNITPRDTNNNQLSFSDTGIDDLTAVSFTATKDERDNPVKPTQGSLLTFSTEQSIPVGHGQITMNRLRGNYSQFMTVKLFNSKQPQIFALNLQAGTVVGDLPPYETFNLGGSNSIRGYDAGQVGSGRSYVLASAEYRFPIFPIAGGVIFADFASDLGSGDTVIGNSAGGQNKPGSGFGYGAGVRVDSPLGVIRADYGINDQGNSRVHIGIGQRF; the protein is encoded by the coding sequence ATGCGAGTTTCTTCTGCGGTAATTCTGACATTAGCTACCCTAGCTGCTAGTAATGTCACTCAGCAAGCAAATGCTCTACCCAATCAAACCACAAATCCAGAGGCTCAAACTGAAACAGGCACTGATGTGGTAGTACTACCGTTTGTCGAAACTCAGCCCGCACAAACAGAAGTCGTAACCTCTCCAGAAACTACCTGTGCTGTAGAATTTAGTTCTCAGTCTGTACTTATACCTAACAATGTCAACAACATTAATAAAAACTTGATTACAGATAACGATTTAGTCGTTATAGCTACCAATGTGGAGATAGTTGGTGCCAATCCAGAATTAGAACAGGTAATTCGCAAAGTAATTAAAACTCAAACAGGTGGAGAAACCAGTCAAACCCAGGTACAAAAAGATGTAGTAGCAATTCTGGACACTGGTTTATTTGCTAGTGCTAATGTCAGCAGCATCAGTACATCTAGCGGTTTGAATATAACCTATCAAGTTCAGCCTGTATTAGTACAAGCAATACAACTCTCTGGTGTAAAGATTCTCACCTATCAAGTAGCCTTAAAAAACTTTAAAAATCAAATTGGTAAAGATATTAGCCCCGCTGCACTCCAGCAAATAGTTCAAAAAATTAACCAGTGGTATATAGAAAATGGTTATACCCTAGCCAGGGTACTATCAATTCAACCAAACCGCCAAGGTATTCTCATAGTGAATGTAGCTGAAGGTTTAATAGGTGATGTCAAATTTCGCTTTGTCAATGAAGAGGGGCAAAAAGTTGATAATAACGGTAATCCCATTCAAGGTCGCACTAAAAACGATTTCCTCAGACAGAAACTGAAGTTAAAGCCTGGTAAAGTCTTTCAAGATAAATTAGTCCAGGATGATGTCCAAACTTTATATAAATTAGGTTTATTTAAAACTGTCAATTTCGCCTTTGAAGAAGATGCAACAAAGGTAGATTTGACCTATGAACTCCAAGAAGTTGGAGCGCGTTCAGTTAACTTAGGTGGCGGTTACAATGCTGATGATGGTATATCCGTGGTCGTCAGCTACAAAGACCAAAATGTTGGCGGCGTTAATGATACTTTAGCTGCCAATGTGGAAGTTAATCGCCAAGACGTATTATTTAATAGTAATTTTAACAGTCCCTATCGAGAAATAAACCCCAACCGCTTAGGCTACAACGTCAAAGCCTTCCGTAGACGACAAATTTCCCATACATTTGATGATACTATCAGTCTGGCAAATGGTGAAAAAGTGAGAGAAGGAAAAATTGGCGGTAGTGTAAGTGTTCAACAACAAATAGATGGTTGGGATACTTCTGTAGGTCTTAATTACACTCGTGTTACAATACGCGATCACGAAGGTAATATTACCCCCAGAGATACGAATAATAATCAATTATCCTTTAGTGATACTGGAATAGACGACCTAACTGCTGTATCCTTCACAGCCACTAAGGACGAAAGGGACAACCCAGTTAAACCCACTCAAGGTTCTCTCCTCACTTTCAGTACCGAACAATCTATTCCCGTTGGTCACGGTCAAATTACCATGAATCGTCTCCGGGGTAATTATAGTCAGTTTATGACAGTTAAATTATTTAATAGCAAACAGCCACAAATATTTGCTTTAAATCTGCAAGCTGGTACTGTAGTTGGTGATTTACCACCTTATGAAACCTTTAACTTGGGTGGTTCTAATTCGATACGCGGTTATGATGCAGGACAGGTGGGAAGTGGTCGCAGTTATGTTTTAGCCTCCGCTGAATATCGCTTTCCCATCTTCCCCATTGCTGGAGGTGTGATATTTGCCGACTTTGCTTCCGATTTAGGATCTGGTGATACTGTTATTGGAAATTCTGCGGGTGGGCAAAATAAGCCTGGTAGTGGTTTTGGTTATGGTGCAGGAGTCCGTGTTGACTCACCTTTAGGGGTAATTCGAGCTGATTATGGAATTAATGACCAAGGAAATAGCCGAGTACATATTGGTATAGGTCAACGATTCTAA
- a CDS encoding ComEC/Rec2 family competence protein, which translates to MMQSSSVIICLAYILGLLFTAVPWGGIWVLVLGILAAVLFRAIYIGLRKFAQKREKSITKGKAGANVTLTTPDPRVWLIAGLVGLLATLYFQLRVPQPGEKDISQFISSEDNSNQERLVIVRGEVASTPRLTRSQRGQFWLEATQLDEVKNDKGPASLPKGVTGKLYVTVPILQATGLYPSQEIAVTGMLYKPKAASNPGAFDFQKYLKQEGTFAGLIGKQINFIDEEKKWGWWQVRETIIRSQVRWLGVPEGLLVSAMVLGSKAVDLPYDIRDLFVKVGLAHALAASGFQTSLILGVILQLTKREKKATQIILGVLGLITFLFLAAFQAAVVRAVIMGFAALVGLALERKVQQLGSLLLAATLLLLFNPLWIWDLGFQLSFLATLALIVTATPITQRLDWIPPAIASLISVPLAATIWTVPLLLQIFSVVAVYSVPLSIITTLLISIVSIGSMISSLVSLIVPDLGSTLASFLYYPTHWLIQLVDFSASLPGSSVAVGSISTEQMVVIYGLIISTCMVRWWQQRWWFAGLIAIVLVIIPVWHSANSLLLITLLATDKEPVLVIQDKGQVTLINSGDEGTGRFTILPFLQQQGVNKIDWAVSSKFLANESDAWLEILESLPINNFYAYASQLGNNIETQAIQEKLQKRQGIYQPLSLGQTVNNGSTTAQFVNDQLPILRLQIFGQNWLLIGSVKSQQIEELIRTGGLSSPEVLWCPSESLQDLVLALKPQVAIANRSVGITSANNLHNKTLSALSKGKTKLFFTGSDGAIQWTPDGDFETFIQVTENKSSSF; encoded by the coding sequence ATGATGCAGAGTAGTAGCGTTATTATTTGTCTTGCCTATATTTTAGGGTTGCTGTTTACAGCGGTTCCTTGGGGTGGTATATGGGTTTTGGTGCTAGGAATATTAGCCGCAGTTCTATTTCGTGCAATTTATATTGGTTTGCGTAAATTTGCTCAGAAACGAGAAAAGTCCATTACCAAAGGTAAGGCTGGGGCTAATGTTACGCTAACTACTCCTGATCCTAGAGTATGGCTAATAGCTGGCTTAGTGGGCTTGTTGGCAACTCTGTATTTTCAATTGCGAGTACCTCAACCAGGAGAAAAAGATATTAGTCAGTTTATTTCTAGTGAAGATAATAGTAATCAAGAACGATTGGTAATCGTGCGTGGCGAAGTTGCAAGTACTCCCCGTTTAACTCGCAGTCAGAGGGGTCAATTTTGGCTGGAAGCAACGCAGCTAGATGAGGTTAAAAATGATAAGGGACCGGCAAGTTTACCAAAGGGGGTGACGGGTAAACTTTATGTGACTGTGCCTATACTTCAAGCTACTGGTTTATATCCTAGTCAAGAAATTGCTGTGACTGGGATGTTGTATAAGCCAAAAGCTGCATCAAACCCTGGTGCTTTTGATTTTCAGAAGTATCTAAAGCAGGAAGGTACTTTTGCTGGTTTGATTGGTAAACAGATCAATTTTATTGATGAAGAGAAGAAATGGGGATGGTGGCAGGTTAGGGAAACAATTATAAGATCGCAAGTTCGTTGGTTGGGTGTTCCTGAAGGTCTGCTGGTCAGTGCGATGGTTTTGGGTAGTAAGGCTGTAGATTTACCTTATGATATCCGTGATTTATTTGTGAAGGTGGGTTTAGCTCATGCTTTAGCTGCTTCGGGATTTCAAACTTCTCTAATTTTGGGTGTAATTTTACAATTAACCAAACGTGAAAAAAAGGCTACTCAAATTATTCTGGGTGTTTTGGGTTTAATCACTTTTTTGTTTTTGGCGGCGTTTCAAGCTGCTGTAGTTAGAGCAGTAATTATGGGTTTTGCTGCTTTGGTTGGTTTGGCTTTGGAAAGGAAAGTTCAACAACTTGGATCTTTGTTGTTGGCTGCTACATTGTTATTGTTATTTAATCCTCTTTGGATTTGGGATTTAGGTTTTCAATTAAGTTTTTTGGCAACTTTAGCATTAATTGTTACAGCTACACCGATCACTCAACGTTTGGATTGGATACCACCTGCGATCGCTTCTTTAATTTCTGTTCCCCTAGCTGCCACGATTTGGACTGTGCCTCTACTGTTACAGATTTTTAGTGTGGTCGCAGTTTACAGCGTACCATTAAGCATTATCACTACACTATTGATTTCTATTGTTAGTATCGGTTCCATGATCAGCAGTTTAGTAAGTTTAATTGTGCCAGACTTAGGCAGCACTTTAGCGAGTTTTTTATATTATCCAACACATTGGTTAATTCAATTAGTAGATTTTTCTGCTAGTCTTCCAGGCAGTTCTGTTGCAGTGGGTAGTATATCTACTGAGCAGATGGTGGTAATTTATGGTTTAATTATATCTACTTGTATGGTGCGTTGGTGGCAGCAGAGATGGTGGTTTGCTGGTTTAATTGCTATTGTTTTAGTTATAATTCCTGTTTGGCATTCTGCCAATAGTTTATTGCTAATTACATTACTTGCCACTGATAAAGAACCTGTTCTAGTAATTCAAGATAAGGGGCAAGTAACTCTGATTAATAGTGGTGATGAAGGAACAGGACGTTTTACTATTTTACCCTTTCTACAACAACAGGGTGTGAATAAAATTGATTGGGCTGTTTCTAGTAAGTTTTTAGCTAATGAAAGTGATGCCTGGTTAGAAATTCTGGAGAGTTTGCCTATCAATAATTTTTATGCCTATGCCTCCCAGTTAGGAAATAATATTGAAACTCAAGCAATTCAAGAAAAATTGCAAAAGCGCCAAGGCATTTACCAACCTTTATCACTCGGTCAAACTGTAAATAATGGTTCAACTACTGCTCAATTTGTTAATGACCAATTACCCATTTTACGGTTGCAAATTTTTGGTCAGAATTGGTTGCTAATAGGTAGTGTCAAGTCTCAACAAATAGAAGAACTAATTAGAACTGGCGGTTTATCTAGTCCAGAGGTGCTTTGGTGTCCATCAGAATCTTTGCAGGATTTGGTTTTAGCATTGAAACCACAGGTGGCGATCGCTAATCGTTCTGTAGGTATCACATCTGCAAATAATCTTCACAACAAAACTTTATCGGCTTTAAGTAAAGGAAAGACTAAACTGTTCTTTACAGGCAGCGATGGTGCTATTCAATGGACACCTGATGGTGACTTTGAAACTTTCATCCAAGTTACAGAAAATAAATCTTCGAGTTTCTAG
- a CDS encoding CapA family protein, translating to MKFAFRSPPAYAQLFAEVGIDVLKISNNHRMDFGAVQFTDTIKKEAKGIKILGHKN from the coding sequence TTGAAATTCGCTTTTCGTTCACCACCTGCGTATGCTCAACTATTCGCCGAAGTTGGTATTGATGTCTTGAAGATAAGCAACAACCACAGAATGGATTTTGGTGCAGTTCAGTTTACAGATACAATCAAAAAAGAGGCTAAGGGGATAAAAATATTAGGGCATAAAAATTAA
- a CDS encoding DUF2267 domain-containing protein, which translates to MTTTGLDIFDATLQKTVPWVNELGEELGWEDKHQVLQGLRATLHALLDRFTVEEAAHLEAQLPILLGGFYYENWRPAARPTKDRTKEEFLNHIRHYFSNINADIDAESLVRAVFKIMA; encoded by the coding sequence ATGACTACGACAGGATTAGATATCTTTGATGCTACTTTACAAAAAACAGTTCCTTGGGTCAATGAGTTGGGAGAAGAATTGGGTTGGGAAGATAAACACCAAGTTTTGCAAGGATTGAGAGCGACGTTACACGCATTACTCGATCGCTTCACTGTAGAAGAAGCTGCTCATTTAGAAGCGCAGTTACCGATTTTATTAGGTGGATTTTACTACGAAAATTGGCGACCAGCGGCAAGACCTACTAAAGACCGGACCAAGGAAGAATTTTTGAACCATATCCGTCATTACTTCTCCAACATTAACGCTGATATTGATGCTGAATCTTTGGTACGTGCTGTCTTCAAAATTATGGCTTAA
- a CDS encoding serine/threonine protein kinase, producing the protein MLTGTILQSGKYTIIQEIGRGGFGITFKAKHHYLRQEVVMKTINERLRQNPDFSKFERQFQDEARRLATCVYPNIVRVSDFFVENGLPYMVMEYIPGETLGEAFVLPGIPLPEETAVHYIRQIGAALQVVHNNGLLHRDIKPDNIILRQGTQEVVLIDFGIAREFNSGVKQTHTGLVSEGYAPIEQYLTQAPGTTATDVYGLAATLYALLTGHVPIPSLLRERQPMPSPRELQPHLSASINQAVMRGMAVESRFRPTTVAEWLELLPGNGFQITLSLPTQPAPTIDLSTQESENSFKQTGPNTILSPVETVTTPPRKLALAKVLASIGVVFVASTVGFSMTSILPRSQLQAPNPLSEESTPEFTSTPEPVVEGTHSPENQANQTSSSHESAASLSTSERRRRNRRIYPEATPTSDSISPENFPQQSQDNSSESLPRKTKRTISTPVVTPTPSLSEKLREAKSSPPVISTPSSENIPPASSHNSDSPQRTKPDNSVVIPEASPPENSVVIPPAPAKESKSTDSSAVVVPTEDTKSNSSTDNQSSKEEKSEDQSN; encoded by the coding sequence ATGTTAACAGGCACAATTTTACAGAGTGGAAAATATACTATTATCCAAGAGATAGGCAGGGGTGGATTTGGGATTACGTTCAAAGCAAAACATCATTACTTGAGGCAGGAAGTAGTGATGAAGACTATAAATGAACGACTGCGACAAAATCCTGATTTTTCCAAGTTTGAACGTCAATTTCAAGATGAAGCCAGAAGATTAGCCACTTGTGTCTATCCTAATATTGTTCGGGTAAGTGATTTTTTTGTGGAGAATGGACTACCCTACATGGTGATGGAATATATTCCTGGGGAAACTTTAGGTGAAGCATTCGTGTTACCGGGAATACCATTACCAGAAGAAACAGCAGTTCATTATATCCGGCAAATTGGGGCAGCATTACAGGTAGTACATAATAATGGTTTGCTACACCGAGATATCAAACCTGATAATATCATCCTCCGCCAAGGAACTCAGGAAGTAGTGCTAATTGATTTTGGTATTGCCAGGGAATTTAACAGCGGTGTAAAACAAACTCACACGGGTTTAGTTAGTGAAGGTTATGCACCTATTGAACAATATTTGACCCAAGCACCAGGTACCACAGCGACTGATGTTTATGGTTTAGCAGCAACTTTATATGCACTGTTAACAGGACATGTTCCTATTCCATCATTATTGCGCGAGCGCCAACCAATGCCTTCTCCCCGTGAACTACAACCCCATCTCAGTGCATCTATTAATCAAGCAGTGATGCGAGGTATGGCTGTAGAGTCCCGTTTTCGTCCGACTACAGTAGCAGAGTGGCTAGAATTACTACCAGGCAATGGATTTCAGATAACACTATCATTACCAACTCAACCAGCACCAACCATTGATTTATCTACCCAAGAGTCAGAAAATAGCTTTAAACAAACTGGTCCCAACACCATATTATCACCAGTGGAGACAGTTACAACTCCGCCCAGAAAATTAGCACTGGCCAAGGTATTAGCAAGCATTGGTGTAGTCTTCGTTGCTAGTACAGTAGGGTTTAGCATGACTAGTATATTACCTAGGTCTCAGTTACAAGCGCCTAACCCCCTTTCTGAAGAATCCACTCCAGAATTTACCAGTACTCCAGAACCTGTGGTTGAGGGTACACATTCTCCTGAAAATCAAGCAAATCAAACTTCCTCTTCCCATGAGTCTGCTGCATCATTGTCCACTTCTGAACGACGCAGACGCAATCGTCGGATTTATCCAGAAGCAACTCCGACAAGTGATAGTATTTCTCCAGAAAACTTTCCTCAACAATCTCAAGATAATTCTTCAGAATCTTTACCCCGCAAAACTAAGCGTACCATATCCACACCTGTTGTTACTCCCACACCATCCTTAAGTGAGAAACTGCGGGAAGCCAAATCATCTCCTCCTGTTATCTCCACACCATCCTCAGAAAATATCCCACCCGCTTCTAGTCACAATTCTGATTCACCCCAACGGACAAAACCAGATAATTCTGTAGTCATCCCAGAAGCATCACCACCTGAAAATTCTGTCGTCATACCTCCAGCACCAGCAAAGGAATCTAAGAGTACAGATTCTTCTGCTGTGGTTGTACCAACCGAAGACACAAAATCAAATTCGTCTACCGATAACCAATCCTCAAAAGAGGAGAAATCAGAAGATCAGAGTAATTAG
- a CDS encoding lipid-A-disaccharide synthase-related protein yields the protein MTDLSELPLITNSLESTSRLQLLVLSNGHGEDIIAVRILQELQRLSSPPDIFALPIVGEGRAYQELNVPRIGAVQTMPSGGFIYMDSRQFMRDVRGGLVQLTWKQIQAIRCWVNCQTKLGNKKAILAVGDIVPLLFAAISGANYAFVGTAKSEYYVRDQDGLLTRRSKSVRWENFSGSIYHPWERWLMSRRRCRGVFPRDSLTTEILKKSQIRAFDLGNPMMDGLEPMLTNSKFYSADTEQEEIVRPLIVTLLPGSRANEAYANWEMIMTAVSGLITGWQERDMVFLGAIAPGLDGDILSQTLQIQGWQRCPQSPIQLADPDYLTFKQKNNYVILTQKAYGDCLHLGDLAIAMAGTATEQFIGLGKPAIAIPGKGPQYNPAFAEAQSRLLGSSLILVEQPIKITQVVRSLLNNPDLFNEIAENGVQRMGQPGAAKRIAECLQARLG from the coding sequence ATGACTGATTTATCCGAATTACCTTTAATTACAAATTCCCTGGAAAGTACTTCTCGTTTACAGTTACTGGTTTTGAGTAATGGTCATGGAGAGGATATAATTGCTGTCCGCATTTTACAGGAACTGCAAAGGCTATCTTCGCCACCGGATATCTTTGCTTTACCAATAGTGGGTGAAGGACGTGCTTACCAAGAGTTGAATGTGCCGCGTATTGGTGCGGTTCAAACTATGCCTTCTGGTGGCTTTATTTACATGGATAGTCGCCAATTCATGCGAGATGTACGGGGTGGTTTGGTGCAACTTACCTGGAAGCAAATTCAGGCTATTCGTTGTTGGGTTAATTGTCAAACTAAGTTAGGAAATAAGAAAGCTATTTTAGCGGTGGGGGATATTGTGCCACTGTTGTTTGCAGCTATAAGTGGTGCTAATTATGCATTTGTTGGAACGGCAAAATCTGAATATTATGTGCGGGATCAGGATGGTTTATTAACCAGAAGATCAAAATCGGTACGTTGGGAAAATTTTTCTGGCTCTATTTACCATCCTTGGGAGAGGTGGTTGATGAGTCGTCGTCGTTGTCGTGGTGTGTTTCCCAGGGATTCGCTGACGACGGAAATATTAAAGAAGTCGCAGATTCGGGCTTTTGATTTGGGTAATCCGATGATGGACGGTTTAGAACCGATGTTGACAAATTCAAAGTTTTATAGTGCTGATACTGAACAAGAGGAGATTGTTCGGCCTTTGATTGTGACTTTACTTCCTGGTTCTCGTGCTAATGAGGCTTATGCTAACTGGGAAATGATTATGACTGCTGTATCTGGTTTGATTACTGGTTGGCAGGAGCGAGATATGGTATTTTTAGGTGCGATTGCTCCCGGTTTAGATGGGGATATTTTATCTCAAACTTTGCAAATTCAAGGTTGGCAGAGATGTCCACAATCTCCCATTCAACTTGCTGATCCTGATTATTTGACGTTTAAACAAAAGAATAATTATGTAATTCTCACCCAAAAAGCTTATGGTGACTGTTTGCATTTGGGAGATTTGGCGATCGCAATGGCAGGTACAGCGACAGAACAATTCATTGGTTTAGGCAAACCTGCGATCGCTATTCCTGGAAAAGGACCTCAATATAATCCCGCCTTTGCTGAAGCCCAAAGTCGTCTTTTAGGATCATCTCTAATTTTAGTAGAACAACCAATCAAAATTACCCAAGTAGTACGATCCCTGTTGAACAATCCTGACCTCTTCAATGAAATTGCCGAAAATGGAGTTCAGCGTATGGGTCAACCAGGTGCAGCCAAACGTATTGCTGAATGTTTGCAAGCAAGATTAGGTTGA
- a CDS encoding response regulator transcription factor, with product MNEISILLIEDHDLTRMGLRAALQSNSALKVIGEAANATQGLKLLETTKPDVAVVDIGLPDMDGIELTRKFKRQQAETGQSNTKILILTMNHTEDAVLAAFAAGADSYYMKETSINKLTEAIQATYAGNSWIDPAIANVVLRKMRLGIPGESTAADKPKTVKIEALATEYEQVLETYPLTQRELEILELIVAGCSNGQIAEKLYITVGTVKTHVRNILNKLCADDRTQAAVRALRSGLVG from the coding sequence TTAAGGGCTGCCTTACAGTCAAACAGCGCCTTAAAAGTAATTGGTGAAGCCGCTAATGCTACTCAAGGTCTAAAACTTTTGGAAACTACTAAGCCTGATGTGGCTGTAGTCGATATTGGTTTACCAGATATGGATGGCATTGAACTTACCCGTAAGTTTAAGCGCCAACAAGCGGAAACTGGGCAATCAAATACAAAAATTCTGATTCTGACCATGAATCATACAGAAGATGCAGTTCTAGCAGCTTTTGCAGCGGGAGCAGATTCATATTATATGAAGGAAACAAGCATCAATAAATTAACTGAGGCGATACAAGCTACTTATGCGGGTAACTCTTGGATTGATCCAGCTATTGCGAATGTGGTATTAAGGAAGATGCGCTTGGGTATACCAGGAGAAAGTACAGCAGCTGATAAACCAAAAACCGTGAAAATTGAGGCCCTAGCTACCGAATATGAACAGGTTTTGGAAACCTATCCTTTGACTCAACGGGAATTAGAAATTTTAGAGTTAATTGTTGCTGGTTGCAGTAATGGACAAATTGCTGAAAAACTCTACATTACGGTGGGGACAGTAAAAACTCACGTTCGGAACATTTTAAATAAACTCTGTGCTGATGACCGTACTCAAGCTGCGGTTCGCGCGTTACGTTCTGGGTTAGTGGGTTGA
- the glyQ gene encoding glycine--tRNA ligase subunit alpha, translating to MNFQSVIAVLHQFWGERGCLIAQPYDIEKGAGTKNPHSFLRALGPEPWAVAYVEPCRRPTDGRYGENPNRFQHYYQYQVLIKPSPDHIQDVYLDSLRALGIRPEDHDVRFVEDNWEDATVGAWGTGWEVWLDGMEITQFTYFQQCGGIDCRPVSIEITYGLERLAMYLQEVEAITKIRWTDNITYGDVHLQGEIEQCTYNFEASNPEMLLTLFNIYEQEATQLMERRLVLPSLDYVIKCSHTFNLLDARGVISVTERTLYITRIRHLARKVAHLYVEQREKLGFPLLKNAVS from the coding sequence GTGAATTTTCAGTCAGTAATAGCGGTTTTACATCAGTTCTGGGGTGAGCGTGGTTGCTTGATTGCTCAACCTTATGACATAGAGAAGGGAGCAGGCACTAAGAATCCCCATAGTTTTTTAAGGGCTTTGGGGCCGGAACCTTGGGCTGTGGCTTATGTTGAACCTTGTCGTCGTCCGACTGATGGGCGTTATGGGGAAAACCCTAATCGGTTTCAACATTATTATCAGTATCAAGTTCTGATTAAACCTTCACCAGATCATATCCAAGATGTTTATCTTGATTCTTTAAGGGCTTTGGGTATTCGTCCAGAAGATCATGATGTTCGGTTTGTGGAAGATAATTGGGAAGATGCAACGGTGGGGGCTTGGGGTACTGGTTGGGAAGTGTGGTTGGATGGGATGGAAATTACTCAGTTTACCTATTTCCAACAGTGTGGGGGTATTGATTGCCGTCCAGTGTCAATTGAGATTACTTATGGGTTAGAGCGACTGGCTATGTACCTCCAGGAGGTGGAAGCCATTACTAAGATTCGCTGGACGGATAATATTACTTATGGGGATGTTCATCTTCAGGGTGAGATTGAGCAATGTACTTACAACTTTGAAGCGTCGAATCCTGAGATGTTGCTGACACTATTTAATATATATGAGCAGGAGGCTACTCAGTTAATGGAAAGAAGACTAGTTTTACCTAGCTTGGACTATGTGATTAAGTGTTCCCATACGTTTAATTTACTAGATGCACGAGGTGTAATATCCGTGACGGAACGCACTCTCTACATTACTAGGATTCGACATTTGGCGAGGAAAGTTGCTCATTTATATGTTGAGCAAAGGGAGAAGTTGGGTTTCCCATTGCTTAAAAATGCCGTAAGTTGA